In a genomic window of Lacrimispora sp. BS-2:
- a CDS encoding glycosyltransferase family 8 protein, translating into MNVVYASNDNYARHLAVSLYSLLDHNRDMGDIHIYVLSMSLSEGTKERLKTVADGFGRELTVVELGNLKERFSYEVDTGGFDLSIMARLFVGEVLPEETDRVLYLDCDTVVLSSLRRLWETDLKSFLLGAVMEPTIYPSIKEDIGLLPSEPYYNSGVLLIDMNRWREENAQKLLLDFYCSKGGKLFAGDQDTINGALKGRIKPLSPRYNFFTNYRYYRYSHLVGLSPVYGKLGSKGFKEAKKHPAILHFMGDERPWKVGNLNHYRRAYDYYLSLTPWAGTPKEKGSRLYMAAYHLMDYATFICPPVRDFVSARFGMQVINSRKGS; encoded by the coding sequence ATGAACGTTGTATACGCTTCCAACGATAATTATGCCAGACATCTGGCCGTATCCCTTTATTCCCTTTTGGATCATAACAGGGACATGGGAGACATCCATATATATGTTTTATCCATGAGCCTTTCAGAAGGGACGAAAGAACGGCTTAAGACCGTGGCAGACGGGTTTGGACGTGAGCTGACGGTCGTAGAGCTGGGAAATTTAAAGGAGCGCTTTTCTTATGAGGTGGATACGGGCGGCTTTGATTTAAGTATTATGGCCCGGCTGTTCGTAGGAGAGGTTCTCCCGGAGGAGACAGACCGGGTGCTGTATTTAGACTGTGATACAGTGGTGCTTTCCTCTTTAAGAAGGCTGTGGGAAACGGATTTGAAGTCTTTCCTTTTAGGTGCGGTGATGGAGCCTACCATATACCCTTCCATTAAAGAAGATATCGGTCTTTTGCCGTCAGAGCCTTATTATAATTCCGGCGTCCTTCTCATTGATATGAACCGTTGGAGGGAGGAAAACGCCCAGAAGCTGCTTCTGGATTTTTACTGCTCCAAGGGAGGCAAGCTGTTTGCAGGGGATCAGGACACCATTAACGGAGCACTGAAGGGGAGGATCAAGCCATTGTCTCCCAGGTATAACTTTTTTACTAATTACCGCTATTACCGGTACAGCCATCTGGTAGGGCTGTCCCCTGTTTATGGAAAGCTTGGGTCAAAAGGGTTTAAAGAGGCAAAGAAACATCCTGCCATCCTGCATTTTATGGGGGATGAAAGACCCTGGAAAGTAGGGAATTTAAACCATTACCGCAGGGCTTACGACTATTATCTCTCCCTTACCCCATGGGCAGGAACGCCGAAGGAAAAGGGAAGCCGGCTTTATATGGCCGCCTATCATCTGATGGATTACGCCACCTTTATATGTCCGCCTGTGAGGGATTTTGTAAGCGCCAGGTTTGGAATGCAGGTGATCAATTCCAGAAAGGGTTCTTAA
- a CDS encoding glycosyltransferase, which translates to MNISCIILNYNDAETTISLVNSMVNYEILDSIIIVDNCSTDDSALRLQTVAGGKVHFISTEKNGGYGYGNNQGIRYAYGTLHASHVLIANPDVKVTEECIQAMKDSFLKISRLGVAAAVTRDGTGKVALSSWRLNGLLGDLLDTGLITRRIFAPWLNDRPELKTDSKKERYVYVDAVLGSLFMADIHALMECGLYDEDVFLYYEEKILGFQMKKKGYGTVLLLNKSYVHLHSVSINKNVKSILKKQALLHKSKLHYYKKYLGINRFQECLVKAFLAFLMAEIWFLTEILGLSW; encoded by the coding sequence ATGAACATTAGCTGTATCATTCTCAATTATAATGACGCGGAAACCACCATAAGTCTGGTAAATTCCATGGTAAATTATGAAATCCTGGATTCCATTATAATCGTGGACAACTGTTCCACCGATGATTCTGCCTTAAGACTTCAAACGGTTGCCGGTGGAAAGGTTCATTTTATCTCCACGGAAAAAAACGGAGGATACGGTTATGGCAATAATCAGGGAATCCGGTATGCTTATGGGACCCTTCACGCTTCCCATGTGCTGATAGCAAATCCTGATGTAAAGGTCACAGAGGAATGCATACAGGCCATGAAGGATTCCTTTTTAAAGATAAGCCGGCTGGGAGTTGCGGCGGCAGTCACCAGGGATGGGACAGGAAAGGTGGCGCTGTCAAGCTGGCGTCTTAACGGTCTTTTAGGAGACCTTTTGGATACCGGCCTTATTACCAGACGGATTTTTGCACCCTGGCTTAATGACCGGCCGGAATTAAAGACGGATTCTAAAAAGGAGCGGTACGTTTACGTAGATGCCGTGCTTGGCTCTCTTTTTATGGCGGATATTCATGCCCTGATGGAATGCGGTCTTTATGATGAAGATGTTTTTCTATATTATGAAGAGAAAATTCTCGGATTTCAGATGAAGAAAAAGGGGTACGGAACAGTGCTTCTCCTGAATAAGTCCTATGTACATCTTCATTCTGTGTCCATTAATAAGAATGTGAAATCCATTTTAAAGAAGCAGGCCCTTCTTCATAAGAGCAAGCTTCACTATTATAAAAAATATCTGGGAATCAACCGGTTCCAGGAATGTCTGGTAAAGGCTTTCCTGGCATTTCTCATGGCTGAAATCTGGTTTCTGACTGAGATCCTGGGATTGTCCTGGTAA
- a CDS encoding glycosyltransferase family 2 protein, translated as MVSVLLASYNGEKYIREQLDSIIGQTFSDLSVVISDDLSTDGTPAIIREYEEQHPGRVRSLKNRERSGSAQNNFFRLLTSVSDEYVMLCDQDDVWLPDKTEITLREMKRLEAEWGAEVPLLVHGDLSVTDKTGNILHKSMAEYQKIAVHDNRFSHYLVENNITGNTVMINRAFLRFFAEIPKECVMHDWWLGLLASCFGRISYIDRPLVLYRQHGENQMGSKSGKEQYAERILNQDRIRENYRKMFVQAQMFLKLYGNQMSREQKAVLEHFTGLPGKNRVEKIYTIWKYKLMKSTHMRTLGQMFSI; from the coding sequence ATGGTGTCGGTGCTTCTTGCATCCTACAACGGAGAAAAATATATACGGGAGCAGCTGGATTCCATTATAGGCCAGACATTTTCTGATCTGTCCGTCGTGATTTCCGATGATCTTTCTACAGATGGGACTCCTGCCATTATCCGGGAATATGAAGAGCAACATCCTGGCCGGGTAAGGAGTTTAAAGAACAGGGAAAGGTCTGGCAGCGCCCAGAATAATTTCTTTCGCCTGCTGACTTCGGTGTCTGATGAGTATGTCATGCTTTGTGACCAGGATGATGTGTGGCTTCCAGATAAGACAGAAATCACTTTGAGGGAAATGAAGCGGCTGGAGGCGGAATGGGGAGCAGAGGTTCCCCTGCTGGTCCACGGAGATTTATCGGTTACCGATAAGACGGGCAATATTCTTCACAAATCCATGGCAGAATACCAGAAGATCGCGGTTCATGATAACCGGTTCAGTCATTATCTGGTTGAGAACAACATTACCGGGAATACGGTCATGATCAACAGGGCCTTTTTGCGGTTCTTTGCTGAGATTCCAAAGGAATGCGTCATGCATGACTGGTGGCTGGGACTTCTGGCAAGCTGTTTTGGAAGAATATCCTACATTGACCGTCCCCTGGTCTTATACCGGCAGCATGGGGAAAATCAGATGGGATCTAAAAGCGGTAAGGAGCAGTATGCGGAGCGGATCCTGAATCAGGACAGGATCCGGGAAAATTACAGGAAAATGTTTGTGCAGGCACAGATGTTTTTAAAACTCTATGGAAATCAGATGTCCAGGGAGCAGAAAGCGGTTCTGGAGCATTTTACCGGACTGCCCGGAAAAAACAGAGTGGAAAAGATTTATACTATTTGGAAATACAAATTAATGAAAAGCACCCATATGCGGACGCTGGGCCAGATGTTTTCCATCTGA
- a CDS encoding DegT/DnrJ/EryC1/StrS family aminotransferase — MDNKEDILVTRASMPSYEEFIEEIRPIWETAWMTNMGEFHEKLMEQLKEYLKVQKLLLFVNGHMALEMALQAMNLSGEVITTPFSFASTTHAIVRNNLTPVFCDIREEDYTIDPDKIEELITEKTTAILPVHVYGNICDVDKIEKIAKKHNLKVIYDAAHAFGVEVNGRGIGTYGDASMFSFHATKVYNTIEGGAVTFQDPSLEILFNYLKNFGITGKETVEYIGGNAKMNEFQAAMGICNLRHVNDNIEKRRLVAERYREHLTGIPGIRLIEPKEGIRQNYAYFPVAFDGFSLTRNEVYELLASHHIFARKYFYPLITDFECYRERFSDIHLPVAKKAADSVLTLPLYAELSLDQVDRICAIILSAR, encoded by the coding sequence ATGGATAATAAAGAGGATATATTAGTGACGAGGGCTTCCATGCCTTCCTATGAAGAATTTATAGAAGAGATACGCCCCATCTGGGAAACAGCCTGGATGACTAATATGGGGGAATTTCATGAAAAACTAATGGAGCAGTTAAAGGAGTACTTAAAGGTACAAAAGCTTCTTTTGTTTGTCAACGGGCATATGGCTCTTGAAATGGCGCTGCAGGCCATGAATCTGTCCGGCGAGGTGATCACCACCCCGTTTTCTTTTGCTTCCACCACCCATGCCATTGTAAGAAATAACTTAACTCCGGTATTCTGCGATATCCGCGAAGAGGATTATACCATTGATCCGGATAAGATCGAAGAACTGATTACGGAAAAGACAACCGCCATTTTACCGGTTCATGTTTATGGAAATATCTGTGATGTAGATAAAATTGAAAAAATCGCGAAAAAACATAATTTAAAGGTAATTTATGATGCTGCCCATGCCTTTGGAGTAGAAGTTAATGGGAGAGGCATCGGGACCTACGGTGACGCTTCCATGTTCAGCTTTCATGCCACAAAGGTATATAATACCATTGAAGGCGGAGCTGTGACCTTTCAGGATCCTTCCCTGGAGATTTTGTTCAACTATTTGAAAAATTTCGGCATCACCGGAAAGGAAACCGTGGAGTACATCGGCGGCAATGCCAAAATGAATGAGTTTCAGGCGGCTATGGGTATATGCAACCTTCGCCATGTGAATGATAACATCGAAAAACGCAGGCTTGTGGCAGAACGGTACCGGGAGCATTTGACGGGGATTCCGGGGATTCGCCTGATAGAACCAAAAGAAGGGATCCGCCAGAATTATGCGTATTTTCCTGTTGCCTTTGACGGTTTTTCATTAACAAGGAATGAGGTGTATGAGCTGCTGGCCTCTCATCACATCTTTGCCAGAAAGTATTTTTATCCTCTGATCACTGACTTTGAATGCTATCGGGAGCGGTTTTCAGATATACATCTTCCTGTGGCAAAAAAGGCGGCGGACAGCGTTTTGACCCTGCCCTTATATGCAGAACTTTCCCTGGATCAGGTTGACCGCATCTGTGCCATAATTTTAAGTGCCAGATAG
- a CDS encoding ATP-grasp domain-containing protein, with protein sequence MNTALVTAIGSFSADIVIKNLKKGGLRVVGCDIYPEEWIADSGNVASFYQVPLATDEKRYVDSILKICRKEQAKMLIVLTDIEVDLWNRHRDELSLASVTLCLSSEETLLLCRDKRKLCHFLTEKGIGNPIPTLELSEADPERLSYPAVIKPFNGRSSQGLRYIHSLEEMKGFLECTSPEGLIVQPYYQGSIVTVDVVRQAETGESAAVCRKELLRTPNGAGTSVLVFLDPVLEAVCREIANALNINGCVNFEFIQAEDGSYHMLECNPRFSGGVEFSCLAGYDCVTNHLRCFNGESIEPLQGITGMYIARKYEEYIMESKKHLP encoded by the coding sequence ATGAATACAGCATTGGTGACTGCAATCGGGTCATTTTCAGCAGATATTGTAATAAAAAATTTGAAAAAAGGCGGTCTAAGGGTAGTTGGCTGTGATATTTATCCGGAAGAATGGATTGCAGATTCCGGGAATGTGGCATCCTTTTACCAGGTTCCCCTTGCAACAGACGAGAAAAGGTATGTGGACTCCATCCTGAAAATCTGCAGGAAGGAACAGGCAAAGATGCTCATCGTTCTCACGGATATAGAGGTAGACCTGTGGAACCGCCACAGGGACGAACTCTCCTTAGCTTCGGTGACATTATGTCTGTCATCGGAGGAAACCCTTCTTCTATGCAGGGATAAAAGGAAGTTATGCCATTTTCTTACGGAAAAAGGCATTGGTAATCCCATTCCCACTCTGGAGCTTTCAGAAGCAGATCCGGAGCGGCTTTCTTATCCGGCGGTTATCAAGCCATTTAACGGAAGAAGCAGTCAGGGGCTTCGCTATATCCATTCCCTTGAAGAGATGAAGGGCTTTTTGGAATGCACAAGTCCTGAGGGGCTGATCGTACAGCCCTATTATCAGGGAAGCATCGTTACCGTGGACGTGGTAAGGCAGGCGGAAACAGGTGAGAGCGCAGCTGTGTGCCGAAAGGAGCTTTTGCGGACCCCCAATGGGGCAGGGACCTCGGTGCTTGTGTTTTTGGATCCCGTTCTGGAAGCCGTGTGCAGGGAAATAGCCAATGCTCTTAATATCAACGGCTGTGTGAATTTTGAGTTCATTCAGGCAGAGGATGGATCGTATCATATGCTGGAATGCAATCCCCGTTTTTCCGGCGGCGTAGAGTTTTCCTGTCTGGCAGGATATGACTGTGTTACCAACCATTTAAGATGCTTTAACGGAGAGTCCATAGAACCGTTACAGGGAATTACGGGCATGTATATTGCTAGAAAGTATGAGGAATATATTATGGAAAGTAAAAAGCACTTACCATAA
- a CDS encoding glycosyltransferase encodes MNSSSESKIMASINCVTFNHKAYIRQALDSFLMQKTDFEFEILVHDDASTDGTGDILREYESKYPDKVRPLIQTENQYSQGIDNISGAFNFPRARGKYIFMCDGDDYWTSPDKMQKQVDYMEAHPDCTLCIHSAKIELVGRALTERQMRPYRGNRVITPEEIVDKPSGYAMSSMAFPSRLVKELPDYYVDCPVGDTPLQMIAAANGYGYYMDEPMSAYRVGVAGSWTMDGKSGNYARKQRIYWERMKQVYEEFNAATEGSLREAADSAAKRTYYHTMVNTRQFTEIMNPEYRKYYKELTPRTRFFIQAEYRAPGAYGLLRKIFLGKKG; translated from the coding sequence ATGAACAGCAGTTCCGAATCAAAAATAATGGCCAGTATTAACTGCGTGACCTTTAATCATAAAGCTTATATCAGGCAGGCCCTGGACAGCTTTCTCATGCAAAAAACAGATTTTGAATTTGAAATTCTGGTTCATGACGACGCGTCCACCGATGGAACAGGGGATATTTTAAGAGAATATGAATCAAAATACCCGGATAAAGTGAGACCCCTCATACAGACGGAGAACCAGTATTCTCAGGGAATTGACAATATCAGCGGAGCGTTTAATTTCCCACGGGCCAGAGGAAAATACATTTTCATGTGCGACGGAGATGATTACTGGACTTCACCGGATAAGATGCAAAAGCAGGTGGATTACATGGAGGCCCATCCGGACTGCACCCTTTGCATACACAGTGCTAAAATCGAACTGGTGGGAAGGGCTCTGACGGAAAGACAGATGCGTCCTTACCGGGGGAACCGGGTGATCACGCCGGAGGAGATCGTGGATAAGCCTTCCGGTTATGCCATGTCCTCCATGGCATTTCCCTCCCGCCTTGTAAAGGAACTTCCGGATTACTATGTGGATTGTCCGGTGGGAGATACTCCCTTACAGATGATAGCAGCTGCAAATGGATACGGCTATTACATGGATGAGCCCATGAGCGCTTACCGGGTGGGAGTAGCAGGCTCCTGGACCATGGATGGCAAAAGTGGGAATTATGCCAGGAAGCAGAGGATTTACTGGGAACGGATGAAACAGGTGTACGAGGAATTTAACGCTGCCACAGAGGGCAGTTTAAGGGAAGCAGCGGACAGCGCGGCAAAACGGACTTATTATCATACCATGGTCAATACCAGGCAGTTTACGGAGATCATGAATCCGGAATACCGTAAATATTATAAGGAATTGACGCCAAGAACCAGGTTTTTTATTCAGGCCGAATACCGGGCTCCGGGAGCTTACGGGCTGTTAAGGAAGATATTCCTTGGAAAGAAAGGGTAA
- a CDS encoding L,D-transpeptidase family protein: MRKLTRSLMVLCLTAALVSGQASLAWAEEAYGPGFKNGVPISQSEGQSETQAQTETQTQGGVTKEEAETALANAGIDIGKEGEGSGEDGVVDEATRAAQEALKANFPRLQTTVMVGDSNWSQPFVNDAWITNDGQGFHGLSTFLTNIVGNVLYRTYTSSTGWSPWVLNGQQTTNYANDINIEAVQMRFSGYVNNQFDLYYTAQLEDGTTMDWAKNGTTTGTMGTGHYITGLRMAFYAKNSQFPYATDKPLVSAVPDGMRQIDGGLRYFNGDGTAFTGWAWAGNERYYFQDSYPVTGWQYLDGYKYYFDESGRMLSDLEPVIGGKGPFLISINKTMNCMTIFAKDGNNGFIIPVKSFLTSTGPDTPLGTFQTPEKYRWRDMNHGIFTQYATRIWKGFLIHSILYSKPNNMTLDPMTYNYMSIAQSAGCVRLLSGDAKWVYDHCALGTTVTIYESLVPGPYERPAIEQIIPDTQTWDPTDPNIAR, translated from the coding sequence ATGCGTAAACTGACACGCAGCCTGATGGTACTCTGCCTTACGGCTGCTCTTGTTTCCGGACAGGCTTCCCTTGCATGGGCAGAAGAAGCATATGGACCGGGATTTAAGAATGGTGTCCCCATCAGTCAGAGCGAAGGGCAGTCTGAGACCCAAGCCCAGACAGAAACCCAGACACAGGGGGGCGTAACCAAGGAAGAAGCAGAAACCGCTTTGGCAAATGCCGGCATAGACATTGGAAAAGAAGGGGAAGGCAGCGGCGAGGACGGCGTGGTGGATGAAGCCACCAGAGCAGCCCAGGAAGCTTTAAAGGCCAATTTCCCACGTCTCCAGACTACAGTTATGGTCGGTGACAGCAACTGGTCACAGCCTTTTGTAAACGATGCATGGATCACAAATGACGGACAGGGCTTTCACGGATTATCTACCTTCCTCACAAACATTGTAGGAAACGTGCTTTACAGGACCTATACCTCCAGCACCGGCTGGTCTCCATGGGTCTTAAACGGGCAGCAGACTACCAATTATGCCAATGACATAAACATCGAAGCAGTACAGATGCGGTTTTCCGGTTATGTGAATAACCAGTTCGACCTCTACTATACTGCTCAGCTGGAAGATGGAACCACGATGGACTGGGCCAAGAACGGAACCACCACAGGAACCATGGGAACCGGCCACTACATAACAGGGCTGAGAATGGCCTTCTACGCCAAGAATTCTCAATTCCCCTATGCCACGGATAAGCCTTTGGTTTCCGCTGTCCCAGACGGAATGCGGCAGATCGACGGCGGTCTCCGCTACTTTAACGGCGACGGCACAGCCTTTACCGGCTGGGCATGGGCAGGCAATGAGCGCTACTATTTCCAGGATTCCTATCCCGTGACCGGCTGGCAGTACCTTGACGGCTACAAATATTATTTCGATGAATCCGGAAGAATGCTCTCTGACTTAGAGCCTGTTATCGGCGGAAAAGGACCATTCCTTATCAGCATCAACAAGACCATGAACTGTATGACCATCTTCGCCAAAGATGGGAACAACGGATTTATCATTCCGGTAAAATCCTTTTTGACCTCCACCGGACCGGATACCCCTCTTGGAACATTCCAGACTCCGGAAAAATACCGCTGGAGAGATATGAACCACGGAATCTTTACCCAGTATGCAACCCGCATCTGGAAGGGCTTCTTAATTCATTCCATACTGTACAGCAAGCCCAATAATATGACGCTGGATCCGATGACTTATAATTATATGAGCATTGCTCAGTCAGCCGGCTGCGTCCGTCTCCTCTCCGGAGATGCCAAATGGGTATATGACCATTGCGCTCTTGGAACTACCGTTACGATTTACGAATCACTGGTTCCAGGACCATATGAGAGACCGGCCATTGAACAGATCATACCTGATACCCAGACCTGGGATCCTACTGATCCCAATATTGCAAGATAA
- a CDS encoding lipopolysaccharide biosynthesis protein has translation MYQENMKNKVLSGLFWKVMENGGTQGIQFLVSVLLARMLTPAESGEVMLIMIFITIGNVFVQSGVNTSLIQKRTVDEVDYSSAFYISGAIAFVLYVILFFSAPAIASFYGQPVFTPVLRILSVTLFFGAFTSVQSAVVARNMEFRKLCLASLFAALCSGIIGVFLAARGLGLWALAMQQFFYSFFLMIMLTILVKWRPRLLFSIKKAGELFSYGWKILCSGLIDTVFNNVYGLVIGKLYNSAMMGQYSRGNQFPALIANNLGAAIQSVMLPAFSASQEDKERLKRMVRRSIVTSSYLVFPMMAGLIAVAEPMVKLLLTDRYLPCVPMLRMLCVAYATWPLHVANLQAINALGKSEVFLKLEIIKKAIGMAALLISIPFGIYTMVALRAVTDFICTFINAYPNKKLLNYSFFEQWKDVLPSLLLSAVMCLISYGMQYVIEGTLLTLIVQILVGVAVYAGLSWLFRLEPFLYLCRISGIIKQ, from the coding sequence ATGTACCAGGAAAATATGAAAAATAAAGTCCTTTCCGGCCTGTTCTGGAAAGTGATGGAAAACGGGGGCACCCAGGGTATTCAGTTCCTTGTATCGGTTCTGCTGGCCAGGATGCTGACGCCGGCAGAGTCCGGAGAAGTCATGCTCATTATGATATTCATTACCATTGGAAATGTGTTTGTTCAAAGCGGTGTTAATACCTCCCTGATCCAGAAACGGACGGTGGATGAGGTGGATTATTCTTCTGCATTTTATATCAGCGGAGCCATCGCTTTTGTTTTATATGTGATCCTCTTTTTTTCGGCTCCGGCCATAGCTTCTTTTTACGGACAGCCTGTTTTTACACCGGTGCTCCGGATCCTTTCTGTGACCCTGTTTTTTGGTGCCTTTACCTCTGTCCAGTCTGCAGTGGTCGCCAGGAATATGGAGTTTCGGAAGCTTTGTCTGGCAAGCCTTTTTGCCGCTCTCTGCTCCGGTATCATCGGCGTTTTTCTGGCAGCCAGGGGGCTGGGGCTGTGGGCCCTTGCCATGCAGCAGTTTTTTTACAGCTTTTTCTTAATGATCATGCTGACAATTCTGGTGAAGTGGAGGCCAAGGCTCCTGTTTTCCATTAAAAAGGCGGGAGAACTGTTTTCCTATGGCTGGAAAATACTTTGTTCCGGCCTTATTGATACGGTATTTAATAATGTTTACGGGCTAGTCATCGGGAAATTATATAATTCCGCCATGATGGGGCAATACTCAAGGGGAAACCAGTTTCCTGCCTTGATTGCCAATAATCTTGGGGCAGCTATCCAGTCGGTCATGCTTCCGGCTTTTTCTGCCAGCCAAGAGGACAAGGAGAGGTTAAAGCGCATGGTGAGAAGGTCTATAGTCACCAGCTCTTACCTGGTATTTCCCATGATGGCAGGTTTGATCGCTGTAGCGGAGCCTATGGTAAAGCTGCTTTTGACGGACAGGTATCTGCCCTGTGTGCCCATGCTCCGGATGCTGTGCGTAGCTTATGCGACCTGGCCCCTTCATGTGGCAAATTTGCAGGCCATTAATGCCCTGGGGAAAAGTGAGGTATTCCTCAAGCTGGAAATAATAAAGAAGGCGATCGGCATGGCTGCTCTTCTCATCAGCATCCCCTTTGGGATATATACCATGGTGGCTTTAAGGGCAGTGACCGATTTTATCTGTACCTTTATCAATGCGTATCCCAATAAAAAGCTCTTAAACTACAGCTTTTTCGAGCAGTGGAAGGATGTACTTCCTTCTCTTCTTCTGTCAGCGGTGATGTGCCTCATTTCATACGGAATGCAATATGTAATAGAAGGAACTCTTTTAACCCTGATCGTCCAGATTCTTGTAGGAGTCGCTGTTTATGCAGGGCTTTCCTGGCTGTTCCGGCTGGAGCCTTTTTTGTACCTGTGCCGTATTTCAGGAATCATAAAACAGTAG
- a CDS encoding lipopolysaccharide biosynthesis protein, with protein sequence MERKNVAWNMIGSLVYAGSSMVLTALVNHLIGTEQGGIFGFAFSTFGQQMFLVAYFGMRPLQSTDTSKSYTFSEYRLARLVTCSVAVLFGMGYIIFNTLSPSAGYTAQKALVVFLMVLYKVLDGFADVYESEFQRNGRLYLTGQAMAFRTLLSVCCFLGTLAVTKALIFSCVVAVLSQGAGILLFDKRAAKSVPGIVFTRTPGRQWRLLQDGFLLFLSVFLDGLIFAMAKYAVDARMTATDNAVFVAIFMPTSVINLAANFVIRPFLTSMSYQWEERNFKEFGSGLKKLSGIIFLLTVIALAGAWVLGVPVLGAISNVELKPYKSGLLFIVLGGGFFAVMNLFYYVLVIMKQQKRIFFGYVPVSILSFFLSFWLVGKGGINGGAFSYMLEMLILMLCFMGQAVRVFITEERGRLERKK encoded by the coding sequence ATGGAACGAAAAAATGTGGCCTGGAATATGATCGGAAGCCTGGTTTATGCCGGTTCCAGCATGGTCCTTACGGCCCTTGTCAACCATCTCATAGGAACGGAACAGGGAGGAATCTTTGGTTTTGCCTTCAGTACCTTTGGGCAGCAGATGTTTCTGGTAGCCTATTTTGGCATGAGACCTTTACAGAGCACGGATACAAGCAAAAGCTATACGTTTTCCGAATACCGTCTGGCCCGGCTCGTTACCTGCTCCGTGGCTGTCCTTTTTGGAATGGGTTATATTATTTTTAACACCCTGTCCCCGTCGGCAGGCTATACGGCTCAAAAGGCCCTGGTGGTATTTTTGATGGTGCTGTATAAGGTACTTGACGGGTTTGCAGATGTATATGAATCGGAATTTCAGAGAAATGGACGGCTGTACCTTACAGGACAGGCCATGGCTTTCCGCACGCTGCTTTCCGTATGCTGTTTTTTAGGAACCCTGGCTGTAACAAAGGCGCTTATATTTTCCTGTGTGGTAGCAGTTTTGTCCCAGGGAGCGGGAATTCTGCTGTTTGATAAAAGAGCGGCAAAGAGTGTTCCTGGAATTGTGTTTACCAGGACTCCTGGCAGGCAGTGGAGGCTTTTGCAGGATGGATTTTTGCTGTTCTTGTCCGTTTTTTTAGACGGGCTCATTTTTGCCATGGCAAAATATGCGGTGGATGCCCGGATGACTGCTACGGACAACGCTGTTTTTGTGGCAATTTTTATGCCGACCTCGGTCATTAACCTGGCGGCGAACTTTGTGATCCGTCCCTTTTTGACCAGTATGTCTTATCAGTGGGAGGAGAGGAATTTTAAGGAATTTGGGTCCGGCTTAAAGAAGCTTTCCGGTATTATATTCCTTCTTACGGTGATTGCCCTGGCAGGTGCCTGGGTGCTTGGAGTTCCAGTGCTTGGAGCCATTTCCAATGTGGAACTTAAGCCGTATAAATCCGGGCTTCTGTTCATCGTGCTGGGCGGCGGTTTCTTTGCGGTCATGAATCTGTTTTATTATGTGCTTGTCATCATGAAACAGCAGAAGCGGATCTTTTTCGGCTATGTGCCGGTCAGCATCCTTTCCTTCTTTCTCTCCTTCTGGCTGGTTGGAAAGGGAGGGATCAATGGAGGAGCCTTTTCCTATATGCTGGAAATGCTGATACTTATGCTTTGCTTTATGGGACAGGCGGTCCGTGTCTTTATTACAGAGGAAAGAGGGAGGCTGGAGCGGAAGAAATGA
- a CDS encoding glycosyltransferase family 2 protein, with protein sequence MDKVLVVIPAYNEALNIERVVGEVITNYPMFDYVIINDGSTDHTADICRKHGWKIIDLPMNLGLAGAFQTGLKYAHRRGYRYAIQFDGDGQHRPEYILPMKEKMDEGYDIVIGSRFVTGKKPRSMRMLGSRLLSGSIWFTTGVKVSDPTSGMRMFNRKMIKEFADGLNYGPEPDTISYLISQGAKVAEIPVIMDERILGESYLNPVNAARYMGKMLFSILLVQSIRIRDRR encoded by the coding sequence ATGGATAAGGTACTGGTAGTGATACCTGCATACAATGAGGCTTTAAATATTGAGCGCGTGGTAGGAGAAGTGATCACCAACTATCCTATGTTTGATTATGTGATCATCAATGACGGTTCCACCGATCACACGGCGGATATCTGCAGAAAGCATGGCTGGAAGATCATTGACCTGCCTATGAATCTGGGGCTTGCCGGAGCATTCCAGACCGGTCTTAAATATGCCCACAGACGGGGCTACCGGTATGCCATACAGTTTGACGGGGACGGGCAGCACCGGCCGGAATATATCCTTCCCATGAAAGAGAAGATGGATGAAGGATATGATATTGTTATCGGCTCCAGGTTTGTGACGGGGAAAAAGCCTCGTTCTATGCGGATGCTTGGAAGCAGACTCCTAAGCGGCTCCATCTGGTTCACAACAGGAGTAAAGGTCAGTGACCCTACCTCCGGGATGCGTATGTTTAACAGGAAGATGATCAAGGAATTTGCCGATGGCTTAAATTACGGCCCGGAGCCGGATACGATCTCCTATTTGATCAGCCAGGGAGCAAAGGTCGCAGAGATTCCTGTAATCATGGATGAACGGATTCTGGGAGAGAGCTATTTGAATCCGGTCAATGCTGCCCGGTATATGGGAAAGATGCTGTTTTCCATACTGCTGGTACAGAGCATCCGTATCAGGGACAGGAGATAA